A stretch of DNA from Anaerobacillus isosaccharinicus:
TTTCTCCTGACGTAGGCTCTTCAAGGCGAAGAATCGCTCTTCCTGTCGTAGATTTACCACAACCTGATTCTCCTACGATACTTACCGTTTCACCCTCGTATACTTCAAAACTTATATCATCGACAGCTTTAACATGGTTAACAGTTCTGCCGAAAAGACCACCTTTGATAGGAAAATACTGTTTTAAATTTTTAACTTCTAGCAGAACTTTTTTACTCATGATCAGCTGCAACCTCCTTGCTTGTATCCCACTTATCTGTATAGATCCAACAACGAACTTGATCACCGTCAGCAGCAGTTTCTAATTCTGGCAATTGTGTTAAGCAAATATCTTTTGCGTGTTCACAACGTGGTGCAAAACGGCAACCTTTTGGCAAGTTAAACGGACTTGGTACAGAGCCATGAATAACAGCTAAGTCACCTTCATAGTCTTGGTCGTGTTTCGGCACTGAATTTAACAAACCTACTGTATAAGGATGTTTTGGGCTTGTAAATAGGGTCTTCACATCAGCGTACTCAACAACTTTTCCACAATACATGACGGCAACCTTATCACACATTTCCGCAACAACACCTAGGTCATGAGTTATCATCATTAACGAAGTTCCTAACTCTTCTTGTAATTTTTTGATAAGTTCAAGAATTTGAGCTTGAATCGTCACGTCAAGAGCTGTTGTTGGCTCATCTGCAATTAATAGCTCAGGATTACAAGCTAACGCAATGGCGATCATGACACGCTGGCGCATACCACCCGACAATTCAAACGGGTACTGCTTTGCACGTTTATCTGGAGAAGGAATCCCTACTAAACGTAGCATGTCTACAGCTTTGCTCCATGCATCTTTTTTATTTAGCTTTTGATGAATACGAACCGACTCAGCAATTTGTTCTCCACATGTTAATACTGGATTTAACGATGTCATCGGTTCTTGGAAAATCATACTGATTGAGTTCCCACGAATATCCATCATTTGTTTTTTAGATTTTTTTATTAGGTCTTCACCTTTAAATATAATTTCACCACCAACAACTTTTCCAGCTGGTTCTTGCAAAAGA
This window harbors:
- a CDS encoding ABC transporter ATP-binding protein, giving the protein MTLSNNKILEVRNLRTSFFTDDGEVKAVDGVDFSIEKGKTIGIVGESGSGKSITSLSILRLLQEPAGKVVGGEIIFKGEDLIKKSKKQMMDIRGNSISMIFQEPMTSLNPVLTCGEQIAESVRIHQKLNKKDAWSKAVDMLRLVGIPSPDKRAKQYPFELSGGMRQRVMIAIALACNPELLIADEPTTALDVTIQAQILELIKKLQEELGTSLMMITHDLGVVAEMCDKVAVMYCGKVVEYADVKTLFTSPKHPYTVGLLNSVPKHDQDYEGDLAVIHGSVPSPFNLPKGCRFAPRCEHAKDICLTQLPELETAADGDQVRCWIYTDKWDTSKEVAADHE